Proteins encoded in a region of the bacterium genome:
- a CDS encoding LysR family transcriptional regulator produces the protein MTLQQLEYVVAVDSCRHFAKAAEACFVSQPTLSMMIQKLEEELGVKLFDRGRQPVVPTEIGEAVVSHARKVLQEMHRIPEVVAGFKSTVSGVLRVGIIPTLAPYLIPLFLEFFLKRYPAVKLVITEMITPQVTEKLKQDKLDAGLLVTPLLDEAITERPLFYERLWVYTSASEKVYKKKYVLASDIDPNHLWLLEEGHCLRSQIMNLCELKRSSRLEQQLDYEAGGLETLMRMVETNNGLTVLPELATLKFTSTQKKRLRPFKEPVPVREVSLVTHRDFVKSRLVEALKDSITMHLPLSLLENRRVRTIKI, from the coding sequence ATGACTTTGCAGCAATTGGAATATGTCGTGGCGGTGGATTCCTGCCGGCACTTTGCAAAAGCCGCCGAAGCCTGTTTTGTGTCTCAGCCAACGTTGAGTATGATGATCCAGAAACTGGAAGAAGAACTGGGCGTCAAGTTATTCGATCGCGGACGACAACCCGTTGTGCCGACGGAAATCGGTGAAGCTGTGGTGAGTCATGCCCGTAAAGTTTTACAGGAAATGCACCGTATTCCTGAAGTGGTTGCAGGATTTAAAAGCACGGTCAGCGGTGTGCTGCGCGTAGGTATTATTCCTACTCTTGCACCGTATCTTATACCGCTTTTTTTAGAATTTTTTCTCAAACGTTATCCTGCAGTGAAATTGGTCATCACGGAAATGATCACTCCGCAGGTTACGGAAAAACTGAAGCAGGATAAGCTGGATGCAGGGTTATTGGTCACGCCGTTGCTGGATGAAGCGATTACCGAACGTCCGCTTTTTTACGAACGTTTGTGGGTGTATACATCGGCATCGGAAAAAGTATACAAGAAAAAATATGTATTGGCCTCGGATATTGATCCCAACCATCTTTGGTTGCTCGAAGAAGGACATTGTTTGCGTTCGCAGATTATGAATTTGTGTGAACTAAAACGCTCATCGCGGTTGGAACAACAATTGGATTATGAAGCTGGCGGATTAGAAACGTTGATGAGGATGGTTGAAACCAATAACGGGCTAACCGTTCTGCCAGAATTGGCTACGCTGAAATTCACAAGCACCCAAAAGAAAAGATTACGTCCATTTAAAGAACCCGTGCCGGTGCGGGAAGTCAGTTTGGTTACTCATAGGGATTTTGTAAAATCGCGACTAGTT